The following DNA comes from Phytohabitans rumicis.
GGAGCCAGTTGCAGTCCCACAGCCCTTGAACGCGAACGTGTACTCGTCCGGCGCGCCGAAGCAGTCGTACGCCGGGAACGGCGGCGGGTCGCCCTCGCCGAGGTACGCGAAGACGATGCCGTTGCGCTCCACACAGGGATAGCTGGGGATGCGCACCTTCTCGGCGAACCGGCTGTGCGGCGGCTCCGCCGGCTGCTCGCGGCAGCGGCCGTCCGGCCCGTAGAGCCAGCCGTGGTAGAGGCAGCGCAGCCCGCCGTCCTCGTGCCGGGCGTACGCGAGGTCGACGCCGCGGTGCGCGCAGAACCGCCCGACCAGGGCCCAGCCGCCATCGTCCGTCCTGAACAGCACGAGGTCCTCGCCGAGCAGCCGGACCGGCTTGACCGGCCGGTCGGCGGGCATCTCGGAGACCAGCGCCGCCGGCTGCCAGTACGCCCGCATGAGCCGGCCCAGCGGCGTACCGGGACCCGTGCGCGTCACCCGTTCGTTCTCCTCACGCTTCAGCACCGCACCACCCACCCGCATCCGATGTCGCCAAGATTGGATCCAATACTTGCATATCGCATCCCGGCGGGGAAGTGCTGGTGGATCACATCACCGGCGTCCGAGCGACCTCGCGGCCGGCCTCGCCGAGCACCCGGCGCAGCCACGCCCGCCGGCTTTTCCGTCGATCAAGGGCATATAGTCGTGCTTTGATCTCCAAACCACGACCGTTCGCCCTTGATCGGCGTCGAAGTCCTTGATCCGTGACCTATGCCGACACCTGGGCGTAAAGGAAGTCGACGACGGCCGGGGCGAAGCCCGCGGTGAACGCCGGCACGTGGCTGCCCTCCCGGATGGTCCACAGCTCCACCCGGGTCCCGTCGCGGCAGCCGGTCCGGTACGTCGTCACGGTGGTCTCGGCACCGGCCAGGCGTGCCTCGAGGTCGATCGGCGCGGCCGACGCGTCGGCCCGGTCGCCGCAGCCGTTGTTGCGGCGCCAGAGGGCGAGCGTGTCGCCGACGGACGGGTACGGGCCACCGGCGTCGCCGCCATCGAAGTGGATGGTCCGGTCGGCCGTGCCATGGATCTGCAGGACGCTGACCGGCCGCTCCGGCGTGCACCGCGCGGGATCGTCGGTGGCCGCGCCCGCGAGCGAGACGACCGCGGTGATCTGACCGGAGTGTTCGCAGGCCATCCGGTACGCCATGAAGCCGCCGTTGGAGTGGCCCACGAGGTAGACGCGCCGCTCGTCCACCGGGTACCCCGCCGCCACCGTGTCGATCAGCCGGCTCAGGTACGCCGAGTCGTCGACGCCGGAGCGGTAGAAGTCGCAGCACGCCTCGGTCGCGTTCCAGAACCGGTCGCCGGCCTTGTTTCGGGTGCCGTCCGGCAGGGCGTACAGGAAGCCGCGGCGGTCGGACTCGGCGGTGAGCTGGAAGTAGCTCTCCTGGGCCTCGGCGCTGGACTGGAAACCGTGCAGCAGCACCACGAGGGGAGCCTTCCGGGCCGGGTCGTATCCGACCGGCACGTGCAGCTGGAACGGCCGGCCGTCCAGGTCGACCGTCACCGTCGTACCCGCCGCGGCCTCGCCATCGCCGTCCGGCGACGCGTCACACGCCGCCAGGCAGAGCAGGACCAGCGCGGCGGCCATTCCCCTACGCACGTCCATACCGTTGATACTGCCCGACCGATCGCGGGACTAGCGGTGGGTGGGGTCCGGGGTGAGGACGACCGTGGCGCCGGGGGTGGTGGCGGCCTGGATCGTGCGGAGGTGCAGCAGGGCCGGGTGCTCCTCCAGCAGGCGCGCGGCGTTCGCGAGGGTGCGCAGCGCGGCGGCCTCGGCGCGGGCGCGCTCCAGCGCGGCCTTGCCGCTCTCGCGGGCCAGCAGCGTCTCGGTCGCGGCCCGGCGCAGCTCGCCGGGCAGCATCAGGTCCTTGACGGCGACCGAGATCAGCTCGATGCCGTGGTCGGCCACGCGCGGCGCGACCGCCTCGGCGAGCCCGGTGGAGAGCCGACCGCGGTCGGCGAGCGCATCGTCGAAGCTCACCGCGGCGACCGCGTCGCGGATGGCCAACTGCACGGCGGTGTAGAGCTCCTGCGCGGTGTCGACCGACGCGGTCAGGAACGCCAGCGGCTGACTGATCCGCCAGCTAGCCACAGTGGACACCCGCAGCGTGATGCCGTCGGCGGTGAGCAACTCCTGGCCGGACACCACGGTGCTCTGCGGCCGCACGTCCAGGACGTGCACCTTGGTGCGCCACCGGCTGTACCGGTGCCGGCCGGGCCCCCACTCGCGGGTGAACCGCCCATCGGTGAACAGCAGGCCGCGCTGCCAGTCCATGATGGTCTTCTTCGCCATGTCGTTCACCTCCGTGTTGGGCCGGGAGTGGCCCCGCGCGGACCACGGCGGTGCCGGCGGGGGCGTCCGCGACCGTGGTCGCGAGCCCGCAGAGCCGTACCGCCGCCGCCCGAGGGCGCGGTCGCGCGGAGCCACCCTAGCGAGGAATTGAACCTCGGCCATGTCGGCCGTACCTGAAAGGGGCGGAGACCCCGACGCGCGGGACGCGGGCCGGCGATGCCGGTGCGCCGCTTGGCATCTCCAGCCGGAAGAGTACGGGATCACCCGGTCGCGGCATACTCGGTTTTCCGCCGCGCCGCCTCGGTGCGGACGATGTGCCAGATCGCGGCCAGGCACAGGGCGTTGACGACGAAGATGAGCACCGGAACCGACCCGGCGCCGGCCACGTCGATGCCGGCGCCGAGCAGTGGCGGAAACGCGACGCCGCCCAGCATCGAGGCGGCGAAAACGTACGCGCCGGCGCGGCTGGCGCCCGGCACGCTGCGGTGCAGCCACGGCAGGGCGGTGGGGAAGACCGGCGCGATGAACAGGCCGACGCCCGCGTACGCGACGATCGCGAATCCCGGCACGGCCGCCAGGGCCAGGCAGACCGCGATCCCGAGGCAGCTGCCGATGACGATGGTGCGGTCGGACAGGCGCAGGGTCAGCGGTACGACGAGGAACCGGCCGAGCGTCATCATCAGCCAGTAGACCGAGGTGGCGGTGGCGGCGCCCGAGGCGCTGTGGCCGAGCGCCTCCAGGTGGGTGGGTTCCCAGCCGCCGACGCCGGCCTCCACACCCACGTTCATCACGTAGAGCACGATGAACGCGGCCAGCAGCCCTCGTTGCCCGATGCGCGGCGCGGCGGGGGAGGGGCCGGCTCGGCGGTGGGGGCCTCGGCCGTCCCGCGCAGCCCGGCCAGCAGGAGCAGCGAAACCGCCGCGAAGCCCAGGAAGATCGCCGGGTACCGGTCCGGCCCGAGCAGCCCGATCAGCAGCGGCCCGGCGATCGCGCCGACTCCGAAGTGGGCGTTGAGGACGTTCAGCATCGCCGATCCGCGCCGCTGGAAGGCCCGCGCGAACATGTCGTTGCAGCCGTAGTCGATGCCGCCGAAGCCGACGCCGGCCACGAACGCCGCTACCAGGGCGAGCGGCCAGGTGGGTGCCAGTGCGACGCCCGCAGCGCCGGCGGCCATCGCGACGAGCGAGGCGGCGAGCTTTCCGGTACCGGGCCACGGCGACCGGGCGTACCCGAGGACCCCGGCGATGCCGCCGACGAAGTGCGCGCTCAGCGCGAGGCCGGCGGCCGGCACGGAGATGCCGAAGTCGGCGCGGAACGCGGACAGCGCCGGCCCGTACAGCGCCTGGAGGGCGCCGATGAGCACGAACGCCACGCAGGCGCTGACCACGCCGAACCACTTCATCCCAGCCTCCGTTAACGATCACGTGAACGTTCACGGTAGTCTGGGGTCGGGGCGCGTGATCCGTCAAGATCGCACTACGATCGGGGGCATCGTGGACAACAACCGGCAGGACGCGTCGCCTCGCCGGGCCACCCTGCGGGACGTGGCCCGAGCCGCCGGCGTGTCCCACCAGACCGTGTCCCGGGCGATCAACGACAAGGGCGAGATCGACCCGGAGACCCGGCGCCGGGTGCTGGAGACCGCCCGCGCGCTGCACTACCGGCCCAGCCGGCACGCCCGCGGGCTGGTACGCCCCGGCCTGGTCACGGTCGGGCTGATCGTCCCCGACGTGGTGAACCCGTTCTTCCCCGAGTTCATCGCCGGCGTCATCCAGGCGGCCGACGCCCAGGAGTGGCAGGTCGTGGTCGCCAGCACCCAAAACGACCGGCGCCGCGAACTGCCGCTGGTGCGCGCGCTCGGCGGCCAGGTCGACGCCGTCGTGGGGTACCTCAGCCACTCGGACGCGGAGCTCGCGCCGTACGCGGAAGGGCTGCCGCTCGTGGTCGTGGACCGCGGCCCGGAGCCGTCGGCGCACGGCATCGTGCGGGTCGACCTCGCGGCCGGCGTACGCGCCGCCGTGCGTCACCTGGTCGACCGCGGACACCGGCGCATCGGCATGATCGACTGCGACGCGGTCTGCGACCCGCTGGTACGGCCGGAGACGTTCCTGGCGGCGGCCGCCGAGCACGGCCTGCCGGTGGGGGAGGCGGACGTGGTCCACACCACGCAGACGATGGACGGCGGCGGCGCGGGGTTCGCCACGTTGCGCGCGGCGAACCCCGAGCTGACCGCGGTGTACGCGTTCAACGACCTGGTGGCGATCGGCGCGTTCCAGGAGGCCCGCCGGCAAGGCGTGCGGGTGCCTGACGACTGCGCGCTGATCGGCTTCGACGGGCTGAGCCTGGGCGAGCTGCTCGACCCTCCACTGAGCACCGTCCACATCGACAAGCGCCGCCTCGGCGAGCTGGCCGTCGACCAGGTCCGCGTGCTCCTGGCCGGCGAGACCCCACCCCCGGCCGTCCTGACCCCCACGCTCATGGTCCGCGGCACCACGTAGGCGCGCCGCCGGCGGCACCGCGTACGAGGCGGGCCTGGTGGCACCGCCTCGTTGAGCGAAGGGTTAGGCGATCCGGCGTACTCGGCGGATGGCGAAGAAGAGCAGCGCGGCGGCGAGGGCGACGAAGATGCCGGATTCGATGGTCTGGAACAGCCAGAACCGGTCGCCGGGCTGGTAGAGGACCCAGTTGTACGCGCCGGGCCCGAGTCCGAGCCGGGAGCCGCAGGGCGCGCCGCCGGGCGCGCCGCCGGGTCCCGCAGCGCCGGACGGGCACACGACCCCCACACCGCGCGCCACCATCTTGCCGCTGGCGTCGCGGATGCCGTTGTCGAGAATCCAGCCGCCCTCCGCCTGACCCTCGGCGGACGCGTCAGTGATCGGGTAGGTCAGGGTTTCGGGGGCCTGGTAGCGGGGCCGGGCCAGCACCTCGACGGCGACGCGCAGGCCGACGAACCCGGCGAGGGCGGCCCCCATGGCGGGCACCACCTTGGGCCAGATCGTGCCGGCGGTGATGCCCAGCGCGACCGCGAAGAGGGTGTACGCGATCGGGACCACGCCCTGCATGTCGAAGAACAGGTAGCCCAGCCGGCTCTGCTCGCCGCCCTGGTTGAGCGGCCCCAGCCACCAGGACAGGCCCAGGCCGTACGGCACCGCGGCGACCACCGCGGCGACCGTGATGAGCCCGAACTTGACCCGCGCCCAGTGCCGCCGGCTGATGCCCTGGGTCCAGACCAGGCGGTGGGTGCCGTGCTCGACCTCGCGGGCGACCAGCGGGGCGCCCCAGAAGAGCCCGATCAGCACCGGCAGGGCGAGGAACAGGATGCCCATCAGCATCAATATGTCGTACTGATCCCAGAACTGGTTGCGCGCCTGCCGGCACGCCTCCGTGTTGACGTCGATGCAGGCCGCCAGGCCCTTCTCGGCGAAGGCGTTCCGCATCGCCACGCCGGTCGGGATGATCACCGCGGCCAGGACCGCGAGCCCGACGAGGGTGTAGAGCCCCTGCTTGCGGTACTGCCGCCAGGTCAGCCAGATCATGCGGGCACCTCCCATGCCGCCGGGCTGGCCTGCTCGGTGTCGCTGTCGGCGAGGTGGGCCAGGATGAGGTCTTCGAGGGTCACGTCGTGCACCGCCCAGGAGGGGTCGGTGAGGGCGCCGCCGAGGCGTACCAGAAGGGTTGATTGCCGGTCGGTGTGGCTGGCCTTGAGGACGGCCTCGACCCCGGCGATGTGGCTGCCGTCGTGGCGCGGGCCGGTCAGCTGCCGGTGCGCGCCGACCAGGTCGTCGACCGGGCCGACGAGCCGCACCCGGGCCGCGTTCAGGACGATGAGGTAGTCGCAGACCCGTTCCAGGTCGGCGAGGATGTGCGAGGACAGCAGCACGGTGGTGCCGGAGTCGGCGACGCTGCCCATCAGCGCCTGCAGGAACTCGCGCCGGGCCAGCGGGTCGAGGCTCGCGACCGGCTCGTCGAGCAGGAGCAGCTTGGGCCGCTTCGCCAGCGCGAGGGCGAGCGCTACCTGGGCGCGCTGCCCGCCGGAGAGCTTGCCGACCGGGCGGTCCGCCGGGATGCCGATCTGCGCCAGCCGGTTGCGGGCCAGCGCGCCGTCCCAGCGCTTGTTGAGCCGGCCGCCCATGGTGATCAGCTCCGCCCCGGTGAAGTCCCGGTACAGCGGGGTGTCCTGGGCGACGAACCCGAGGTCGGGCAGGACGGCGGTGTTGTCGTACGGCGAGGTGCCGAAGACGCGCACCGCCCCGGCGTCCGGCCGCAGCAGGCCGACCGCCATGTGCAGCAGCGTGCTCTTGCCCGCCCCGTTGGGCCCGACCAGCGCGCCGATTCGTCCGGCCGGCAGGTGCAGCGAGCAGTCCCGCAGCGCCCAGGCTTTTCCGTACCGTTTACCGAGCTGGTCTGTCTCCAGCGCCAGTTCCATTCCCGTTCTCCTCATACCGGTTCGGCGGCTAGTGTCGCCCGCATCGTGGTGTCCACCAGTGCGGTGATGTCGTCGGTGGTCAGCCCGGCGGCCTGTGCCCTCCGCAGCCAGGCCACCAGGTCTTCGCGCAGTTCGGCCTGGTTGGGCAGGGAGGCGCCGGCGAGGGTGGCCTTGACGAAGGTCCCCACGCCGGGCCGGCCCTCCACCAGCCCTTCGATCTCCAACTCCCGGTACGCCTTCAGCACCGTGTTCGGGTTGATGGCCAGCGACTGCGCGACGTCGCGGACCTTCGGCAGCTGGTCGCCGGGCACGAGCAGGCCGACCCGCAGCGCCTGCCGCACCTGCTGCACCAGCTGCACGTAGGTGT
Coding sequences within:
- a CDS encoding alpha/beta hydrolase family esterase, which translates into the protein MDVRRGMAAALVLLCLAACDASPDGDGEAAAGTTVTVDLDGRPFQLHVPVGYDPARKAPLVVLLHGFQSSAEAQESYFQLTAESDRRGFLYALPDGTRNKAGDRFWNATEACCDFYRSGVDDSAYLSRLIDTVAAGYPVDERRVYLVGHSNGGFMAYRMACEHSGQITAVVSLAGAATDDPARCTPERPVSVLQIHGTADRTIHFDGGDAGGPYPSVGDTLALWRRNNGCGDRADASAAPIDLEARLAGAETTVTTYRTGCRDGTRVELWTIREGSHVPAFTAGFAPAVVDFLYAQVSA
- a CDS encoding MFS transporter, producing MKWFGVVSACVAFVLIGALQALYGPALSAFRADFGISVPAAGLALSAHFVGGIAGVLGYARSPWPGTGKLAASLVAMAAGAAGVALAPTWPLALVAAFVAGVGFGGIDYGCNDMFARAFQRRGSAMLNVLNAHFGVGAIAGPLLIGLLGPDRYPAIFLGFAAVSLLLLAGLRGTAEAPTAEPAPPPPRRASGNEGCWPRSSCST
- a CDS encoding ABC transporter permease subunit yields the protein MIWLTWRQYRKQGLYTLVGLAVLAAVIIPTGVAMRNAFAEKGLAACIDVNTEACRQARNQFWDQYDILMLMGILFLALPVLIGLFWGAPLVAREVEHGTHRLVWTQGISRRHWARVKFGLITVAAVVAAVPYGLGLSWWLGPLNQGGEQSRLGYLFFDMQGVVPIAYTLFAVALGITAGTIWPKVVPAMGAALAGFVGLRVAVEVLARPRYQAPETLTYPITDASAEGQAEGGWILDNGIRDASGKMVARGVGVVCPSGAAGPGGAPGGAPCGSRLGLGPGAYNWVLYQPGDRFWLFQTIESGIFVALAAALLFFAIRRVRRIA
- a CDS encoding MFS transporter, giving the protein MNVGVEAGVGGWEPTHLEALGHSASGAATATSVYWLMMTLGRFLVVPLTLRLSDRTIVIGSCLGIAVCLALAAVPGFAIVAYAGVGLFIAPVFPTALPWLHRSVPGASRAGAYVFAASMLGGVAFPPLLGAGIDVAGAGSVPVLIFVVNALCLAAIWHIVRTEAARRKTEYAATG
- a CDS encoding GntR family transcriptional regulator gives rise to the protein MIEFVLDGRSKVNTYVQLVQQVRQALRVGLLVPGDQLPKVRDVAQSLAINPNTVLKAYRELEIEGLVEGRPGVGTFVKATLAGASLPNQAELREDLVAWLRRAQAAGLTTDDITALVDTTMRATLAAEPV
- a CDS encoding slipin family protein, translated to MAKKTIMDWQRGLLFTDGRFTREWGPGRHRYSRWRTKVHVLDVRPQSTVVSGQELLTADGITLRVSTVASWRISQPLAFLTASVDTAQELYTAVQLAIRDAVAAVSFDDALADRGRLSTGLAEAVAPRVADHGIELISVAVKDLMLPGELRRAATETLLARESGKAALERARAEAAALRTLANAARLLEEHPALLHLRTIQAATTPGATVVLTPDPTHR
- a CDS encoding LacI family DNA-binding transcriptional regulator, translated to MDNNRQDASPRRATLRDVARAAGVSHQTVSRAINDKGEIDPETRRRVLETARALHYRPSRHARGLVRPGLVTVGLIVPDVVNPFFPEFIAGVIQAADAQEWQVVVASTQNDRRRELPLVRALGGQVDAVVGYLSHSDAELAPYAEGLPLVVVDRGPEPSAHGIVRVDLAAGVRAAVRHLVDRGHRRIGMIDCDAVCDPLVRPETFLAAAAEHGLPVGEADVVHTTQTMDGGGAGFATLRAANPELTAVYAFNDLVAIGAFQEARRQGVRVPDDCALIGFDGLSLGELLDPPLSTVHIDKRRLGELAVDQVRVLLAGETPPPAVLTPTLMVRGTT
- a CDS encoding ABC transporter ATP-binding protein, with translation MELALETDQLGKRYGKAWALRDCSLHLPAGRIGALVGPNGAGKSTLLHMAVGLLRPDAGAVRVFGTSPYDNTAVLPDLGFVAQDTPLYRDFTGAELITMGGRLNKRWDGALARNRLAQIGIPADRPVGKLSGGQRAQVALALALAKRPKLLLLDEPVASLDPLARREFLQALMGSVADSGTTVLLSSHILADLERVCDYLIVLNAARVRLVGPVDDLVGAHRQLTGPRHDGSHIAGVEAVLKASHTDRQSTLLVRLGGALTDPSWAVHDVTLEDLILAHLADSDTEQASPAAWEVPA